The following coding sequences lie in one Rutidosis leptorrhynchoides isolate AG116_Rl617_1_P2 chromosome 6, CSIRO_AGI_Rlap_v1, whole genome shotgun sequence genomic window:
- the LOC139853543 gene encoding uncharacterized protein, with protein MLPCICKSCLKKLHCFDQRMFSTSILSPLKLPSRMETHLWYVIPNQVKSQSLLTQYVDLLSPFEKERVFSIDRDELRKIALLARVFVRTTISRYQIHSNVSPRSLEFKKNAHGKPEVMWQYSDEWDPPPLHFNISHTSSLIACGVTIGSPIGIDVEEKKRELKNNIIAFAKRYFSCEEVNMLCLISDPEVRRREFIKLWTLKEAYVKALGRGFSEAPFKTFTIRLRSANQSSEDSKSVIVPLENPTSLTTNWQFAQVELDGSHYAAICRENDGLLGGDPMKVIVRKAIPLVEEHVITEVDSVLPVAGLT; from the exons ATGCTTCCATGTATTTGCAAATCGTGTTTAAAAAAGTTACATTGCTTTGATCAGAGGATGTTTTCCACTTCAATCCTTTCACCCTTGAAGCTTCCGTCTCGAAT GGAAACACATCTTTGGTATGTAATACCCAATCAAGTGAAGAGTCAATCTCTTTTAACTCAATATGTTGACCTTCTATCGCCATTTGAGAAAGAACGTGTTTTCAGCATAGATAGAGATGAACTACGAAAAATTGCTCTACTAGCCCGTGTGTTTGTCCGTACTACTATCTCTAGAT ATCAGATACATTCTAATGTCAGCCCGAGGTCTCTCGAGTTCAAAAAGAATGCCCATGGGAAACCCGAG GTCATGTGGCAATACAGTGATGAGTGGGATCCACCACCTTTGCATTTTAATATCTCGCACACGTCGTCTTTGATTGCATGTGGAGTCACCATTGGCTCTCCG ATTGGTATTGATGTAGAAGAAAAGAAAAGGGAATTGAAAAACAATATTATAGCCTTTGCTAAACGCTACTTCTCTTGTGAAGAAGTGAACATGTTATGTTTAATTTCGGACCCTGAAGTTCGACGCCGCGAGTTCATTAAACTATGGACACTAAAG GAAGCGTATGTTAAAGCGCTAGGAAGAGGCTTCTCAGAAGCACCTTTTAAAACCTTTACAATTAGGTTAAGGTCCGCAAATCAAAGTTCCGAG GATTCAAAGTCAGTCATTGTGCCTTTAGAGAACCCAACCAGCCTTACAACCAATTGGCAATTTGCACAGGTGGAACTCGATGGTTCCCACTATGCAGCCATATGCAGAGAGAACGATGGGCTACTTGGAG GGGATCCAATGAAAGTAATTGTTCGGAAGGCGATTCCTCTTGTTGAAGAACACGTCATTACTGAAGTTGATTCTGTGCTACCAGTTGCTGGGTTGACTTAA